Proteins from a single region of Candidatus Dormiibacterota bacterium:
- a CDS encoding TetR/AcrR family transcriptional regulator, with amino-acid sequence MPRTVNEAAHRVRREAYLDVAQRLIQTKGYERMSIQDVLDALDTSRGALYHYFDSKQALLEAVVDRFADGAMVAVAPLLADPDLPALRKLERVFGAIARWKAEQRELTLAIVEVWNSDGNAIVREKVRRMSGTHLQPLLSAVITQGVDEGVITTSSPDETATILVCLLQGYQELALEHLLGRRAGTVTFEVVRRTHAAFTEAFERILGVPTGSVTLTDEATLRFWFG; translated from the coding sequence ATGCCGAGGACGGTCAACGAGGCGGCACACCGGGTCCGCCGGGAGGCGTACCTCGACGTCGCCCAGCGGCTCATCCAGACCAAGGGCTACGAGCGGATGAGCATCCAGGACGTGCTCGACGCGCTCGACACCTCACGGGGGGCCCTCTACCACTACTTCGACTCCAAGCAGGCGCTCCTCGAGGCCGTGGTCGACCGTTTCGCCGACGGCGCGATGGTGGCCGTGGCCCCGCTCCTGGCCGACCCCGACCTGCCCGCGCTGCGGAAGCTGGAGAGGGTGTTCGGGGCCATCGCCCGGTGGAAGGCCGAGCAGAGGGAGCTGACCCTGGCGATCGTCGAGGTGTGGAACTCGGACGGCAACGCGATCGTCCGTGAGAAGGTCCGCCGCATGTCCGGGACCCACCTGCAGCCGCTCCTGTCCGCGGTCATCACCCAGGGCGTCGACGAGGGCGTGATCACCACCTCATCCCCCGACGAGACGGCCACGATCCTGGTGTGCCTCCTCCAGGGCTACCAGGAGCTGGCCCTCGAGCACCTCCTCGGCCGCCGGGCGGGCACCGTCACCTTCGAGGTCGTGCGGCGGACCCATGCGGCCTTCACCGAGGCGTTCGAGCGGATCCTGGGCGTCCCCACGGGGTCGGTCACCCTCACCGACGAGGCGACCCTGCGGTTCTGGTTCGGCTGA
- a CDS encoding helix-turn-helix domain-containing protein, whose translation MAMYGMGQAAELLGVSPDTVRRWADAGRLATLRTRGGHRRVRGESLAEFAASQAAGHQPTAIVSESARNRFTGLVTRVVRDTVMAQVEIQAGPFRVVSLLSREAADELDLAPGVLAVASVKATNVVVELPAQRESERTGTQS comes from the coding sequence GTGGCGATGTATGGGATGGGCCAGGCGGCTGAGCTGCTCGGGGTCAGTCCCGACACCGTGCGACGCTGGGCCGACGCAGGCCGGCTGGCGACGCTCCGCACCCGGGGTGGTCACCGCCGTGTCAGGGGAGAGTCGCTCGCCGAGTTCGCCGCGTCGCAGGCGGCCGGTCATCAGCCCACCGCGATCGTCTCGGAGTCCGCGCGCAACCGCTTCACCGGTCTGGTGACCCGGGTGGTCCGGGATACCGTCATGGCCCAGGTCGAGATCCAGGCCGGCCCCTTCCGGGTGGTGTCCCTGCTGAGCCGGGAGGCCGCGGACGAGCTGGACCTCGCTCCCGGCGTTCTCGCCGTCGCCTCGGTGAAGGCGACCAACGTCGTCGTGGAGCTTCCCGCCCAGAGGGAATCGGAGCGGACCGGCACGCAGAGCTAG
- a CDS encoding ABC transporter ATP-binding protein, producing the protein MAAIIETEELTKSYRGKRGIAGVSLRVEEGEVFGFLGPNGAGKTTTIRLLMALLRADAGTARVAGLDCWEQSLEVKRLTGYAPGEPALDPDLTGGQILEYFAHLRGGVDQAHLRRLIERLDLDAGRKFRQYSTGNRRKVVLVQAFMHRPRLLILDEPTNGLDPLIQQEFAGMVHEAREAGSTVFLSSHVLGEVEHLCSRVGIIRDGRLVLVGGMAEIKDIKRYEITITFGAAVPAAVFATLDGVAGVEEVAGVHALRIAMQGAPDAVIKAAATYPVVSLSSHEPSLEDIFLRYYEGDGPGGGEARDVA; encoded by the coding sequence ATGGCAGCGATCATCGAGACCGAGGAGCTCACCAAGAGCTACCGGGGGAAACGCGGCATCGCCGGCGTCTCACTCCGGGTGGAGGAGGGTGAGGTCTTCGGCTTCCTGGGCCCCAACGGCGCCGGCAAGACGACCACCATCCGGCTGCTCATGGCGCTGCTGCGCGCCGACGCAGGCACCGCGCGGGTCGCCGGCCTCGACTGCTGGGAGCAGTCGCTCGAGGTCAAGCGCCTGACCGGCTACGCACCCGGCGAGCCCGCGCTCGACCCCGATCTCACCGGTGGGCAGATCCTCGAGTACTTCGCCCACCTCCGCGGCGGTGTCGACCAGGCGCATCTCCGGCGGCTGATCGAGCGGCTCGACCTCGACGCCGGCCGGAAGTTCCGCCAGTACTCCACCGGGAACAGGCGCAAGGTGGTGCTGGTGCAGGCATTCATGCACCGCCCGCGCCTGCTCATCCTCGACGAGCCGACCAACGGGCTCGACCCGCTGATCCAGCAGGAGTTCGCCGGGATGGTGCACGAGGCGCGAGAGGCGGGCAGCACCGTCTTCCTCTCCTCCCACGTCCTCGGTGAGGTCGAGCACCTCTGCAGCCGGGTGGGCATCATCCGCGACGGCCGCCTGGTGCTGGTCGGTGGCATGGCCGAGATCAAGGACATCAAGCGCTACGAGATCACGATCACGTTCGGCGCCGCCGTTCCCGCCGCGGTGTTCGCAACCCTGGACGGCGTGGCCGGGGTCGAGGAGGTGGCCGGCGTCCATGCGCTGCGGATCGCGATGCAGGGCGCGCCGGACGCGGTGATCAAGGCGGCGGCCACCTATCCGGTGGTCTCGCTCAGCAGTCACGAGCCCAGTTTGGAGGACATCTTCCTGCGCTACTACGAGGGCGACGGCCCGGGTGGCGGAGAGGCCCGGGATGTGGCGTAG
- a CDS encoding ABC transporter permease subunit produces MWRRNVYLKSLHEYRVAILGWGIGMGLVVVSPMATVGTLLTTPQAREQLVGLARTFAWNADVVAVDTIGGYATFKIGVFILLIAIWPILAASRMLRGEEESGSLEVLLSLPQRRTLVALEKLVAMWTALLCMGLLIGLLAFAGGSRFGADFGLGGALLFGLNLAMVCAVFGGLALLISQFTRQRSTAAGVTSALLLVAIVLDMVHRVIAGTEWISRVSPVFLYNLSKPLVPAHGADAGAILILLGLAMASGVAAVWLFARRDVGGTVPLPRWLRLPERHRDRSRALPVHDWSLRSVYARSLGLIAMPAVWWTLGIAGFAGWMVIAAQQLETRMTSLLAGSAMQTLIRDLGGGGASLDAGLLSTLFGLLPLLLMAFAVTQVNRWSADEQNGRLELVLATPQSRLSVILGRFAALATATVIIGVITLAASAAAAAATGLRLDPGHLVAATLGMIPLGLLIAALGYLSSGWLRTAADTGLLSFLLLAWFFISYIGPELSLPGATLRLSPFYYYGTPLLHGLAPASIAGVLAVSVLALGLGALRFTRKDIPA; encoded by the coding sequence ATGTGGCGTAGGAACGTCTATCTCAAGAGCCTCCACGAGTACCGCGTCGCCATCCTGGGCTGGGGCATCGGGATGGGGCTGGTGGTGGTGTCGCCGATGGCGACCGTGGGGACGCTGCTCACCACTCCGCAGGCGCGGGAGCAGCTGGTCGGCCTGGCCCGCACCTTCGCCTGGAACGCCGACGTGGTCGCGGTCGACACCATCGGCGGCTACGCGACCTTCAAGATCGGCGTCTTCATCCTGCTGATCGCGATCTGGCCCATCCTCGCCGCCAGCCGGATGCTGCGGGGTGAGGAGGAGAGCGGCTCGCTGGAGGTGCTGCTCTCGCTTCCGCAGCGGCGGACGCTGGTGGCGCTCGAGAAGCTGGTGGCGATGTGGACGGCGCTGCTCTGCATGGGGCTGCTGATCGGGTTGCTGGCGTTCGCCGGCGGCAGCAGGTTCGGCGCCGACTTCGGGCTCGGCGGCGCGCTGCTCTTCGGGCTGAACCTCGCCATGGTCTGCGCGGTGTTCGGCGGCCTCGCCCTGCTGATCTCGCAGTTCACGCGGCAGCGGAGCACCGCGGCGGGCGTGACCTCGGCGCTGCTGCTGGTCGCCATCGTCCTCGACATGGTCCACCGGGTGATCGCCGGCACCGAGTGGATCTCGCGGGTCTCCCCCGTCTTCCTCTACAACCTCAGCAAGCCCCTGGTCCCCGCCCACGGCGCCGACGCCGGCGCCATCCTCATCCTGCTCGGCCTCGCCATGGCCTCGGGGGTCGCGGCGGTGTGGCTCTTCGCACGCCGCGACGTGGGCGGGACGGTGCCGCTGCCGCGCTGGCTGCGGCTGCCGGAACGCCATCGCGACCGGAGCCGGGCGCTGCCGGTCCACGACTGGTCGCTGCGCTCGGTCTACGCGCGCAGCCTCGGCCTGATCGCGATGCCGGCGGTGTGGTGGACCCTGGGCATCGCCGGCTTCGCCGGGTGGATGGTGATCGCCGCCCAGCAGCTGGAGACGAGGATGACCAGCCTCCTCGCCGGGTCGGCGATGCAGACGCTGATCCGGGACCTGGGCGGCGGCGGCGCCAGCCTCGACGCCGGCCTTCTCAGCACCCTGTTCGGCCTCCTGCCGCTGCTCCTGATGGCGTTCGCGGTCACCCAGGTCAACCGCTGGTCCGCGGACGAGCAGAACGGCCGCCTCGAGCTGGTGCTCGCCACCCCTCAGTCGCGGCTCTCGGTGATCCTGGGCCGCTTCGCCGCGCTCGCCACCGCCACCGTGATCATCGGCGTGATCACCCTGGCCGCCTCGGCCGCGGCCGCCGCGGCCACCGGCCTGAGGCTGGACCCTGGCCACCTGGTGGCGGCGACCCTGGGGATGATCCCGCTGGGGCTGCTGATCGCCGCGCTCGGCTACCTGTCGTCGGGCTGGCTGCGCACCGCGGCCGACACCGGGCTGCTCAGCTTCCTGCTGCTGGCCTGGTTCTTCATCAGCTACATCGGCCCGGAGCTGAGCCTGCCCGGTGCGACGCTCCGGCTGTCGCCGTTCTACTACTACGGCACCCCGCTGCTGCACGGCCTGGCGCCGGCCTCGATCGCGGGCGTCCTCGCCGTCAGCGTTCTGGCACTGGGCCTGGGCGCGCTGCGGTTCACGCGCAAGGACATCCCGGCATAG